One region of Alosa alosa isolate M-15738 ecotype Scorff River chromosome 1, AALO_Geno_1.1, whole genome shotgun sequence genomic DNA includes:
- the fbxw7 gene encoding F-box/WD repeat-containing protein 7 isoform X3: MGFYGTLKMIFYKMKRKLDHGPEVRSFPSGKKPCKGPDYSSPTGLVPYPATPTTFGDLRAANGQGQQRRRITSIQPPSGLQEWLRTFQSWSGPEKLLALDELIDSCEPTQVKHMMQVIEPQFQRDFISLLPKELALYVLSFLEPKDLLQAAQTCRYWRILAEDNLLWREKCREEGIDEPLHIKRRKVIKPGFTHSPWKSAYIRQHRIDTNWRRGDLKSPKVLKGHDDHVITCLQFCGNRIVSGSDDNTLKVWSAVTGKCLRTLVGHTGGVWSSQMRDNIIISGSTDRTLKVWNAETGECIHTLYGHTSTVRCMHLHEKRVVSGSRDATLRVWDIETGQCLHVLMGHVAAVRCVQYDGRRVVSGAYDFMVKVWDPETETCLHTLQGHTNRVYSLQFDGVHVVSGSLDTSIRVWDVETGNCIHTLTGHQSLTSGMELKDNILVSGNADSTVKIWDIKTGQCLQTLQGPHKHQSAVTCLQFNKNFVITSSDDGTVKLWDLKTGEFIRNLVTLESGGSGGVVWRIRASNTKLVCAVGSRNGTEETKLLVLDFDVDMK; the protein is encoded by the exons ATGGGGTTCTACGGCACTTTAAAGATGATCTTCTATAAA ATGAAGAGAAAGTTGGACCATGGTCCAGAGGTCCGATCTTTCCCTTCAGGGAAGAAGCCCTGCAAAGGCCCAGATTACTCGAG CCCCACAGGGCTCGTCCCGTACCCTGCCACTCCCACAACGTTTGGGGACCTGCGGGCGGCCAACGGCCAGGGCCAGCAGCGCCGCCGCATCACCTCCATCCAGCCCCCCAGCGGCCTGCAGGAATGGCTCCGCACCTTTCAG agttGGAGTGGTCCAGAGAAGCTGCTGGCATTGGATGAGCTGATAGACAGCTGTGAGCCCACGCAGGTGAAGCACATGATGCAGGTGATCGAGCCCCAGTTCCAGCGGGACTTCATCTCACTCCTGCCCAAAGAG cTGGCGTTGTATGTGCTGTCATTCCTGGAGCCGAAGGACCTGCTGCAGGCGGCTCAGACGTGTCGCTACTGGCGCATCCTGGCCGAGGACAACCTGCTCTGGAGGGAGAAATGCAGGGAGGAAG GTATTGATGAGCCTCTGCACATCAAACGGCGGAAAGTAATCAAACCCGGTTTCACGCATAGTCCCTGGAAGAGTGCCTACATCAGGCAGCACAGAATAGACACCaactggaggagaggagacctcAAATCCCCCAAG GTGCTGAAGGGCCACGACGATCACGTGATCACCTGCCTCCAGTTCTGCGGAAACCGCATCGTCAGCGGCTCGGATGACAACACGCTCAAAGTGTGGTCAGCAGTCACCGGAAAG TGTTTGCGGACACTGGTGGGCCACACGGGTGGCGTGTGGTCGTCCCAGATGAGGGACAACATTATCATCAGCGGCTCGACGGACCGCACGCTGAAGGTGTGGAACGCCGAGACGGGGGAATGTATCCACACGCTGTACGGACACACCTCCACTGTGCGCTGCATGCACCTTCATGAGAAAAG GGTGGTGAGTGGTTCCCGGGACGCCACGCTGCGTGTGTGGGACATCGAGACGGGTCAGTGTTTGCACGTGCTCATGGGCCACGTGGCGGCCGTGCGCTGCGTCCAGTATGACGGGCGCAGGGTCGTGAGCGGTGCCTACGACTTCATGGTCAAGGTGTGGGACCCTGAGACCGAGACCTGCCTGCACACACTGCAGGGCCACACCAACAGAGTCTACTCCTTACAG TTCGACGGCGTGCATGTGGTCAGCGGCTCGTTGGACACGTCGATCCGCGTGTGGGACGTGGAGACGGGGAACTGCATCCACACGCTCACCGGGCACCAGTCCCTCACCAGCGGCATGGAGCTGAAGGACAACATCCTGGTGTCCGGCAACGCCGACTCCACCGTCAAGATCTGGGACATCAAGACGGGCCAGTGCCTCCAGACACTTCAAG GTCCCCACAAGCACCAGAGCGCCGTCACGTGCCTCCAGTTCAACAAGAACTTCGTGATCACCAGCTCGGACGACGGCACGGTCAAGCTGTGGGACCTGAAGACGGGCGAGTTCATCCGCAACCTGGTGACGCTGGAGAGTGGCGGCAGCGGCGGCGTGGTGTGGCGCATCCGCGCCTCCAACACCAAGCTGGTGTGCGCCGTGGGCAGCCGCAACGGCACCGAGGAGACCAAGCTGCTCGTGCTGGACTTCGACGTGGACATGAAGTGA